A portion of the Coraliomargarita parva genome contains these proteins:
- a CDS encoding LacI family DNA-binding transcriptional regulator: protein MNIRELAELAGLSKSTVAYALKNSPLVNKTTRERVQALAKTHGYTPSPVVNQFMHQIRTSQVRKRSSNLAYILHGHEARLGERQLHEQELIEGASEQAKRLGYAMEIIPWEAEALTEMRLNSVIKARGIQGILIGPASQTQAMLKLDWARVYALASGYTLKDPPLDRIASDLFLSIITSIEQALSRNYRKIILAISESSDARVGYRWRSAALIQKELHGTKRVQLLTDNWDCPKPSILDKLAASKGCAIIGSQQVYSHLQKIGLSIPTDIGFIALDTCGIPKTISAIYQPHKEMGAQAVNQIASMVERGQFGLPNLPIHITKECGWHEGETLPIR from the coding sequence ATGAATATACGCGAATTAGCCGAGCTGGCCGGATTGAGTAAATCAACCGTCGCTTACGCGTTAAAAAACAGTCCCTTGGTCAATAAAACAACCCGTGAGCGCGTTCAGGCTTTGGCCAAAACACATGGCTACACGCCCAGTCCGGTCGTCAATCAGTTCATGCATCAAATCCGGACCAGCCAAGTCCGTAAAAGGTCCAGTAACCTCGCTTACATCCTGCACGGCCACGAAGCCAGACTCGGAGAACGGCAACTGCACGAACAGGAACTCATCGAAGGTGCTTCCGAACAGGCAAAACGACTCGGCTATGCGATGGAAATCATCCCATGGGAAGCTGAAGCACTGACAGAAATGCGATTGAATTCAGTGATCAAGGCGCGTGGCATACAAGGGATACTGATCGGCCCGGCAAGCCAGACTCAGGCAATGTTGAAATTGGATTGGGCGCGCGTTTATGCACTGGCAAGCGGTTATACTCTGAAAGACCCGCCACTCGACCGGATTGCATCCGATCTATTTCTATCCATCATCACCAGTATCGAACAGGCGCTAAGCCGCAATTACCGGAAGATAATCCTAGCAATCAGTGAGTCTTCCGACGCACGCGTCGGTTATCGTTGGCGCTCAGCCGCCTTGATACAAAAGGAACTCCACGGGACAAAACGAGTTCAGCTTTTAACCGACAACTGGGACTGCCCAAAGCCCTCGATCCTGGACAAACTAGCAGCGAGCAAAGGATGCGCCATCATTGGATCACAGCAAGTCTATTCACATTTGCAGAAAATTGGACTAAGCATCCCAACAGACATAGGCTTCATTGCACTCGATACCTGTGGCATTCCAAAAACAATCTCTGCAATTTATCAGCCGCACAAGGAAATGGGTGCACAGGCCGTAAATCAGATCGCATCAATGGTCGAACGCGGTCAATTCGGACTCCCCAATCTTCCGATTCATATCACCAAGGAGTGCGGTTGGCATGAAGGGGAAACACTCCCGATTAGATAG
- a CDS encoding FAD-dependent oxidoreductase produces the protein MKTYDAVIIGGGPAGFPAAIQAARMGVRTLLVEKSGMLGGTTTLNRVAFPGLFHAWGKQIISGIGWDLVRRAVEIEGNEFPDFSQVPDRHWKHQVYLCPTLLATLIDEAVVESACELRLHTMPASIEKIEDRWRVQLCGKEGLFEIESKWIIDATGDANAAALAACPIKAPEAHLQPGTLAFEFGGYNPANIDIDQLNKAAMTALASGQLEKGDFGWSGHSLDQLVGTKGKNAIHTAGIDGFDSKGKTKAELKSRKALLRVYRFLKAQPGFENLFVNWCAPECGIRATRCIEGDTTITYEDYTSGKRWDDAVCYSYYPIDLHTDEGLTYEMLKKGIVPTIPLSAMTPKGTSGFLVAGRCISGDPLAHSAFRVQASCMAMGQAAGAVAALATKKGFSRPSQVDRHELQAALVTQGAIFPE, from the coding sequence ATGAAAACTTACGATGCTGTTATCATCGGCGGCGGCCCTGCCGGCTTTCCCGCAGCAATTCAAGCGGCCCGCATGGGAGTTCGCACGCTTCTGGTGGAAAAAAGCGGAATGCTCGGCGGCACCACTACCCTCAACCGTGTGGCCTTCCCCGGTCTATTCCATGCCTGGGGCAAGCAGATCATCAGCGGCATCGGCTGGGATCTCGTGCGCCGGGCGGTGGAGATCGAAGGCAATGAGTTCCCCGACTTCAGCCAGGTCCCCGACCGTCATTGGAAGCACCAAGTCTACCTCTGCCCGACCCTGCTCGCTACTTTGATTGATGAAGCCGTGGTCGAGTCCGCCTGTGAACTGCGACTGCACACCATGCCCGCCTCTATCGAAAAAATTGAGGACCGCTGGCGCGTGCAGCTTTGCGGCAAGGAAGGTCTCTTCGAGATCGAAAGCAAATGGATCATCGATGCGACCGGTGACGCGAATGCCGCAGCCCTCGCCGCTTGCCCGATCAAGGCTCCGGAAGCACATCTTCAACCGGGCACGCTGGCGTTCGAATTCGGCGGATATAATCCGGCAAACATCGATATCGATCAACTGAACAAGGCAGCAATGACTGCTCTCGCGTCCGGACAGCTGGAAAAGGGTGATTTCGGCTGGAGCGGACACTCCCTGGATCAATTGGTCGGCACAAAGGGCAAGAACGCCATCCACACAGCCGGCATTGACGGCTTCGACAGTAAGGGTAAAACCAAAGCGGAGCTCAAGAGCCGCAAGGCATTGCTGCGAGTCTATCGCTTCCTTAAGGCACAACCGGGCTTCGAAAACCTGTTCGTCAACTGGTGCGCACCCGAATGTGGCATCCGCGCCACCCGCTGTATCGAAGGGGACACTACAATCACCTACGAGGACTACACCAGCGGCAAGCGGTGGGACGACGCCGTCTGCTACAGCTATTACCCGATCGACCTTCACACCGATGAGGGGTTGACCTATGAAATGCTGAAGAAAGGCATCGTTCCAACGATCCCGCTTTCCGCCATGACGCCGAAGGGGACCTCTGGCTTCCTCGTCGCCGGGCGTTGCATATCGGGAGATCCGCTCGCCCACTCCGCATTTCGCGTTCAGGCCTCCTGCATGGCCATGGGCCAAGCCGCCGGCGCGGTTGCAGCACTGGCCACCAAGAAAGGATTCAGCAGGCCGAGCCAAGTCGACCGGCACGAACTGCAAGCGGCACTCGTCACTCAAGGTGCAATTTTTCCGGAATGA
- the folD gene encoding bifunctional methylenetetrahydrofolate dehydrogenase/methenyltetrahydrofolate cyclohydrolase FolD → MTLIDGNAIAESIIEELTVEVGALPGKKPVVAFIRVGDDPASVSYVRKKQKTAERIGIESRLYLLPETVSKEALFAQIDALNADSDVNGILIQAPLPKHIDETETFNRVLPGKDVDGFNTVNIGKLCQEDATGFVACTPAGIVELIERSGIETEGKHVVVLGRSQIVGKPAALLMMRKGIPGNATVTVCHSRTQDLPAVTRQADVLIAAIGRPHFVTADMVKDGVAVIDVGINRIPDASKKSGYRLVGDVEFDAVAPKAAHITPVPGGVGPMTVAMLMHNTLRAFKAANTSS, encoded by the coding sequence ATGACCCTCATCGACGGCAACGCTATCGCAGAATCCATCATTGAAGAACTCACCGTCGAGGTGGGCGCACTTCCGGGCAAGAAGCCCGTGGTCGCCTTCATCCGCGTCGGGGATGATCCGGCCTCCGTGTCGTACGTCCGGAAGAAGCAGAAGACGGCCGAACGGATTGGCATCGAAAGCCGCCTCTACCTGCTCCCGGAAACCGTCAGCAAGGAAGCGCTCTTCGCTCAGATTGACGCACTGAACGCCGACAGCGATGTCAACGGGATCCTGATCCAGGCACCGCTCCCGAAGCACATCGACGAAACCGAGACCTTTAACCGTGTCTTGCCCGGCAAGGACGTGGACGGCTTTAACACGGTGAATATCGGCAAGCTTTGCCAGGAGGACGCGACCGGCTTTGTCGCCTGCACCCCTGCGGGAATCGTCGAACTGATCGAGCGGAGCGGTATCGAGACGGAAGGCAAGCATGTGGTCGTGCTGGGCCGCAGTCAGATCGTAGGCAAGCCCGCCGCGCTCCTCATGATGCGCAAGGGCATCCCCGGCAATGCCACCGTCACCGTCTGCCACTCCCGCACGCAAGACCTGCCAGCCGTAACACGCCAGGCGGACGTCTTGATTGCAGCGATCGGACGGCCGCACTTTGTGACTGCCGACATGGTCAAGGATGGCGTGGCGGTGATCGATGTCGGCATCAACCGCATCCCCGACGCGAGCAAGAAGAGCGGGTACCGCCTGGTCGGCGACGTGGAATTCGATGCCGTGGCGCCGAAAGCTGCCCATATCACTCCGGTTCCCGGCGGGGTCGGCCCCATGACCGTGGCCATGCTTATGCATAACACTTTGCGGGCCTTCAAGGCTGCCAACACCAGCAGCTGA
- a CDS encoding RDD family protein: MVESPKPPEKGPGGSPPPLNLLDTVLRDDGPLPPARFGIRSLAFLMDFVLLILLSTFIIWKLVLPYHHPGALKESSEWFEALINWAQQTERGAIPEPSLELKSAIAMARDLQILIFWVYFAVGEAFFGGSSLGKRACRLRSISTITLGPLPIMSGIVRGGLKTLCLFFLPPMGLAVTLLASIFNSRRQLGHDLLSRTAVVDERRIQMKNS, encoded by the coding sequence ATGGTAGAATCGCCCAAGCCGCCGGAAAAAGGACCGGGCGGAAGCCCGCCGCCACTCAACCTCCTTGATACTGTCCTGCGTGATGACGGCCCCCTGCCGCCAGCCCGCTTCGGCATCCGGAGCCTGGCCTTCCTCATGGATTTCGTCCTGCTCATCCTGCTCTCCACCTTCATCATCTGGAAGCTGGTCCTGCCCTACCACCATCCGGGCGCGCTCAAGGAAAGCAGCGAGTGGTTCGAAGCCCTGATCAACTGGGCCCAGCAAACGGAGCGCGGGGCCATCCCGGAACCCAGTCTGGAACTAAAGTCCGCCATCGCCATGGCCCGCGACCTGCAAATCCTCATTTTCTGGGTCTATTTCGCGGTCGGCGAAGCCTTTTTCGGAGGTTCCTCCCTGGGCAAACGGGCTTGCCGCCTGCGCTCCATCAGCACCATCACCCTGGGCCCCTTGCCCATCATGAGCGGGATCGTCCGGGGCGGATTAAAGACCTTGTGCCTCTTTTTCCTTCCCCCTATGGGCTTGGCCGTTACTCTTCTGGCGTCGATCTTCAACAGCCGCCGGCAGCTCGGCCATGACCTCCTTAGCCGCACCGCCGTGGTCGACGAAAGGCGCATTCAGATGAAAAATTCTTAA
- the proC gene encoding pyrroline-5-carboxylate reductase — protein MPVRIVFLGAGRMASAIVRGLIRNKFYEPSEIACTCGDDPTGPQLAEATGIQYLPHITEAVKAAEALVLACKPQQFTAISPELAEAASGKLVLSILAGTPLSRLSEKFAKARNIVRTMPNTPGQIGAGVTAYAPLSDLSESDTCIVENTLSSLGNYHRVEESDLDAVTALSGSGPAYVFEFAAALREAGIHCGLSKELATSLAVDTLLGSAKLLEQSDQTAEELRIAVTSKGGTTAAALKVLEDANFRDLVDRALAAAKARSLELANA, from the coding sequence ATGCCCGTTCGTATCGTTTTCCTGGGAGCAGGCCGCATGGCCTCGGCCATTGTACGTGGCCTGATCCGCAACAAATTCTATGAGCCGTCTGAAATCGCCTGCACCTGTGGCGACGACCCGACCGGCCCCCAGCTCGCCGAAGCCACCGGCATCCAATACCTGCCCCACATCACGGAAGCCGTCAAAGCAGCCGAAGCACTGGTGTTGGCCTGCAAGCCGCAGCAGTTTACCGCAATCAGCCCGGAACTGGCAGAAGCCGCCTCGGGGAAGCTCGTGCTTTCAATCCTTGCCGGCACCCCCCTTTCACGCCTTTCCGAAAAATTCGCCAAGGCCCGCAACATCGTCCGCACCATGCCGAACACCCCCGGCCAAATCGGTGCCGGCGTGACCGCTTACGCCCCGCTCTCTGATTTGAGCGAATCGGATACCTGCATCGTGGAAAACACCCTCAGCTCGCTGGGTAACTACCATCGCGTGGAAGAATCCGACTTGGACGCCGTCACCGCCCTGAGCGGCAGCGGCCCGGCCTACGTCTTTGAATTTGCCGCCGCCCTCCGCGAAGCCGGTATCCACTGCGGACTGAGCAAGGAGCTCGCGACCTCGCTCGCCGTCGACACTCTGCTGGGTTCCGCCAAGCTGCTCGAACAGAGCGACCAAACCGCCGAGGAACTGCGCATCGCCGTGACCTCCAAGGGAGGCACCACCGCCGCCGCACTGAAAGTTTTGGAAGATGCCAATTTCAGGGATCTGGTCGACCGCGCACTGGCCGCCGCGAAGGCCCGCTCGCTCGAACTGGCGAATGCGTAA
- a CDS encoding pseudouridine synthase — MAPSEEAQRIQKLIANSGLCSRREAERLIEDGKVRVNGKVAQLGDKALPSADIFVNNKPLRSAPERTVTLVMNKPKGYVCTNSDPHAERTVFELLPPDLQRLRLYCAGRLDKDSEGLLVITNDGDLANRITHPSTRIVKRYRVTLHRDFDLNDIPKLLAGVDFEGDFLKAEKVLPAPAVGEGYQRRLEVHLHHGKKREVRRLFEAHRYYVKKLVRVQIGGIVLRNLPKGGIKVLGQKDLARLLA, encoded by the coding sequence ATGGCTCCAAGTGAAGAAGCGCAACGTATCCAGAAGTTAATCGCCAACTCCGGTCTCTGCTCCCGTCGTGAAGCAGAACGGCTGATTGAGGACGGTAAAGTGCGGGTCAACGGAAAGGTCGCTCAACTGGGAGACAAAGCGCTCCCAAGCGCGGATATTTTCGTGAACAACAAGCCGCTGCGCAGCGCACCGGAGCGCACCGTCACCCTCGTGATGAACAAGCCGAAAGGTTACGTCTGCACAAATAGTGACCCGCATGCCGAGCGCACGGTCTTCGAACTGCTCCCGCCCGACCTGCAACGCCTGCGTCTCTACTGCGCCGGACGCCTCGACAAAGACAGCGAAGGGCTGCTCGTCATCACCAACGACGGAGACCTGGCCAACCGTATCACCCACCCCAGCACCCGTATCGTCAAACGCTACCGGGTCACCCTGCACCGCGACTTTGACCTAAATGATATCCCCAAACTACTCGCCGGGGTCGATTTCGAAGGCGATTTCCTCAAAGCCGAAAAGGTCTTGCCCGCCCCTGCAGTCGGAGAAGGCTATCAACGCCGGCTGGAGGTTCACCTCCACCACGGCAAGAAACGGGAAGTCCGCCGTCTCTTCGAAGCGCACCGTTACTATGTCAAAAAACTGGTACGCGTGCAAATCGGCGGAATCGTCCTGCGCAACCTCCCCAAGGGCGGAATCAAGGTCTTGGGCCAGAAGGATCTGGCGCGTTTGCTCGCTTGA
- a CDS encoding SH3 domain-containing protein, producing MNILRILSCSCACLWAAGPLRGADMALHLSADEHSPVIATVPEGSPALRQSAPVLERKAAEEGWRWLDYRARVQGHVPSARLSKNFEIDLDTFIRATPSSNAPVLSLVEPGDQFEIVEANDDWTTVRFTKNIPAYYKTSTRISERPALSVAAPAAMPGARKAVAYDPNASLGKTAPEDLAPENVVWSVRKPGSQPLPAASPPIRPETTESDRNLQPIDIVVAPTQTQAIDTPQRPADSVGVPMRRLNGKLVREISSFGPRYPLRLKSARGERIAYVDMSRLFIPNLQPYIDQQVRIHGEVRPLVPGSRELVIVARTIRLAE from the coding sequence GTGAACATCCTACGCATTTTATCCTGCAGCTGTGCCTGCCTTTGGGCGGCCGGCCCCCTCCGGGGCGCGGATATGGCGCTCCACCTCTCGGCAGACGAACACTCACCTGTCATCGCAACAGTACCGGAAGGGTCTCCCGCCCTTCGCCAGTCCGCCCCCGTACTGGAGCGGAAGGCCGCCGAAGAAGGTTGGCGCTGGCTGGACTACCGCGCCCGCGTACAGGGGCATGTGCCCAGCGCCCGACTTTCCAAGAATTTCGAAATCGACTTGGATACCTTCATCCGTGCCACCCCTTCCTCAAACGCCCCCGTGCTCAGCCTGGTGGAACCCGGCGACCAGTTTGAAATCGTGGAAGCCAACGACGATTGGACAACCGTCCGCTTCACCAAGAACATTCCGGCCTACTACAAGACATCGACCCGTATCTCCGAGCGCCCCGCCCTCTCCGTCGCCGCCCCCGCCGCCATGCCGGGCGCCCGCAAGGCGGTAGCCTACGATCCGAATGCAAGCCTCGGAAAGACCGCTCCCGAAGACCTCGCACCCGAAAATGTGGTCTGGTCCGTGCGAAAACCCGGCTCACAACCGCTTCCGGCCGCCAGCCCTCCGATTCGCCCCGAGACCACGGAATCCGACCGAAACTTGCAACCGATCGACATCGTTGTCGCCCCCACGCAGACACAAGCCATCGACACCCCGCAACGGCCGGCTGACAGCGTGGGCGTTCCGATGCGCCGCCTGAACGGCAAACTCGTTCGCGAAATCTCCAGTTTCGGTCCCCGTTACCCCTTGCGCTTGAAATCAGCCAGAGGTGAGCGTATCGCCTACGTCGACATGTCACGACTCTTCATACCAAACCTCCAGCCCTACATCGACCAGCAGGTGCGAATCCATGGCGAAGTACGGCCCCTCGTCCCCGGAAGCCGGGAACTCGTCATCGTGGCCCGCACCATCCGCCTCGCCGAATAA
- a CDS encoding alpha-L-rhamnosidase C-terminal domain-containing protein, producing the protein MQLIDTPVSPVCQKVLWDGTYLIDFGRAAFGTVELEIRCAPAERVLTVELGEELTAEGGLDRQPGGTIRYRAISLKLRQGTHLYRVTIPADERNTGPRAIRMPMEVGEVLPFRYCGIEGLSLGIELLSATQRFVHAPFDDDASYFECSDPILNEVWDLCRHTIKATTFCGLYVDGDRERIPYEGDAYINQLSHYCLDASYGIAQETIDYLVKNPTWPTEWHLHMPLIAWYDFLYSGDDGRLRAHYEILKLKTLYGLAGEDGLISAEECPTKAEVCKQLGLDSFFAEGLADMVDWPRSDCGQGDIRGEADGYVFSPVNTAVNALHHRSLVLMGRIARHIGQVNDCAFFELRARQVADSLNRKLFDASRGIYVDGNATEHASQHANFYPLLSGLVNEVRLPKVLSFIQSRGMSCSVYGAQHLLDALYKNAAAEYALSLMTAKTDRSWWHMIHRVGSTMTMEAWDVKYKPNLDWNHAWGTAPTNIIIRRLMGVRPATPGFRKATIRPQLGGLEWAKAKVPTAFGPIEVEVTQEAGREAIVEYQLPDGVERV; encoded by the coding sequence ATGCAGTTGATTGATACACCTGTTTCTCCGGTTTGCCAAAAAGTCCTTTGGGATGGCACCTACTTGATCGATTTTGGGCGTGCTGCTTTTGGCACAGTCGAACTCGAAATTCGCTGTGCACCTGCGGAGCGTGTATTGACTGTGGAACTTGGGGAGGAGCTGACGGCGGAGGGCGGACTGGACCGACAGCCCGGGGGGACGATACGCTACCGTGCGATTTCATTGAAACTTAGGCAAGGAACACACCTGTATCGAGTGACGATTCCGGCAGATGAACGGAACACCGGTCCGCGGGCGATCCGGATGCCGATGGAGGTCGGCGAAGTGCTGCCTTTCCGCTACTGCGGAATTGAAGGGCTCTCCCTGGGAATCGAGTTGTTGTCCGCGACACAGCGTTTCGTGCATGCGCCATTCGATGATGACGCCTCGTATTTCGAATGTTCCGATCCCATTCTGAACGAGGTCTGGGATCTGTGCCGCCACACGATAAAGGCGACGACTTTTTGTGGTCTCTATGTCGATGGCGACCGTGAGCGGATACCCTATGAAGGCGATGCCTATATCAACCAGCTTTCGCATTACTGCCTCGATGCATCCTATGGCATTGCTCAGGAGACCATTGATTATTTGGTCAAGAATCCGACTTGGCCGACGGAGTGGCATCTTCACATGCCGCTGATTGCCTGGTATGATTTTCTTTACAGTGGGGATGATGGACGGCTTCGCGCGCATTATGAAATTCTGAAGCTCAAAACCCTGTATGGTTTGGCTGGGGAAGACGGTTTGATTTCAGCTGAGGAATGTCCGACCAAAGCTGAGGTCTGCAAGCAACTGGGCTTAGATAGCTTCTTTGCCGAAGGGTTGGCCGATATGGTAGACTGGCCGCGTAGTGATTGCGGTCAGGGTGATATACGGGGGGAGGCGGATGGTTACGTTTTTTCGCCAGTGAACACTGCGGTCAACGCATTGCATCACCGGAGCTTGGTGCTGATGGGGCGGATCGCCCGGCACATCGGGCAGGTGAACGATTGCGCTTTCTTTGAACTGCGTGCGCGTCAGGTTGCGGATAGTCTCAACCGGAAACTTTTTGATGCGTCTCGTGGGATTTATGTAGACGGAAATGCGACAGAGCACGCGTCCCAGCATGCGAATTTTTATCCGCTTTTGAGCGGTCTGGTTAATGAAGTGCGCTTGCCGAAAGTGTTATCCTTTATCCAGAGCCGGGGCATGTCATGCAGTGTGTATGGCGCGCAGCATTTACTGGATGCGCTCTACAAGAACGCGGCAGCAGAGTATGCGCTGTCCTTGATGACCGCCAAAACGGACCGCTCTTGGTGGCATATGATTCATCGCGTCGGCAGCACGATGACCATGGAGGCTTGGGACGTGAAGTATAAGCCGAACTTGGATTGGAATCATGCATGGGGTACAGCGCCGACCAATATTATCATTCGCCGTTTGATGGGAGTGCGTCCTGCGACACCGGGATTTCGCAAAGCGACTATTCGGCCCCAACTCGGAGGGCTTGAGTGGGCGAAGGCCAAAGTGCCGACGGCATTTGGCCCGATTGAGGTCGAGGTGACGCAGGAGGCCGGTCGAGAGGCTATTGTTGAATACCAGTTGCCGGATGGCGTGGAGCGGGTTTGA
- a CDS encoding ATP-binding response regulator encodes MSKRQKPKILVVDDQPINIKLLQRKLERQGMDVLVAYNGRECLKIVEDTIPDLILLDIMMPEMDGIETCQHLKANPQTETIPIIFITAKASKEGKLEGLDAGAVDYITKPIDLDETLARVRTQLRLQDMFRENLELQERLGDVRKSAAVGAITQGIAHNLNNLLGVVVGYLDLIKNGYNSPDMVQRSVLLMDNAINRMVNIIRQLGTIANNERVELASHPVPELVDNSIERFKDDYEVPANVEILSELEPDTKISANAETFEIILGKLLINAWESYEKGTDDEARPIQLTARISRDRGPAMVEIKVIDRGTGISADVTDTLFEPFITTKTSVGRGMGLTIARHTMRNLEGEVTVKNNTDGPGVTATILHPV; translated from the coding sequence TTGAGCAAGCGACAAAAGCCGAAAATTCTCGTCGTTGACGACCAACCGATCAACATCAAGCTGCTTCAGCGCAAGCTGGAGCGTCAAGGCATGGACGTTTTGGTCGCCTACAATGGCCGTGAATGCCTGAAGATCGTCGAGGACACCATTCCGGACCTGATCCTTTTGGATATCATGATGCCGGAGATGGACGGCATCGAGACCTGCCAGCATCTCAAAGCCAATCCACAGACGGAAACAATTCCGATCATCTTTATTACCGCCAAGGCCTCGAAGGAAGGGAAGCTGGAAGGACTGGACGCCGGTGCGGTCGACTACATCACCAAACCGATCGACCTCGACGAGACCCTGGCCCGTGTCCGCACCCAATTGCGGCTGCAGGACATGTTCCGGGAAAACCTTGAGCTGCAGGAACGACTGGGCGATGTACGCAAGTCCGCCGCAGTCGGCGCGATCACCCAAGGCATCGCGCACAACCTGAATAATTTGCTGGGCGTCGTTGTCGGCTACCTGGATCTGATCAAGAACGGCTACAACAGCCCGGATATGGTGCAGCGCAGCGTGCTGCTGATGGACAATGCAATCAACCGCATGGTCAACATCATCCGCCAGCTCGGCACCATCGCCAATAACGAGCGTGTGGAACTCGCCTCGCATCCCGTCCCGGAACTGGTCGACAACAGCATCGAACGTTTCAAGGATGATTACGAAGTCCCCGCCAATGTCGAAATCCTGTCCGAGCTGGAGCCGGACACCAAGATTTCCGCGAATGCCGAAACATTTGAAATCATCCTCGGCAAGCTGCTCATTAACGCATGGGAGAGCTACGAAAAAGGCACTGACGACGAGGCGCGTCCGATCCAGCTGACCGCCCGGATCTCGCGCGACCGGGGACCGGCCATGGTCGAAATCAAAGTCATCGACCGCGGCACGGGTATTTCGGCGGATGTCACCGATACGCTCTTTGAACCTTTCATCACGACCAAGACTTCCGTCGGGCGGGGCATGGGCCTGACCATTGCACGCCACACCATGCGCAATCTGGAAGGCGAAGTCACCGTGAAGAACAACACGGATGGGCCCGGAGTCACCGCAACCATCCTCCATCCCGTTTGA